One region of Wolbachia endosymbiont of Drosophila innubila genomic DNA includes:
- a CDS encoding peptidoglycan D,D-transpeptidase FtsI family protein produces the protein MQALLKNKLRSLCFIVPLFIFYIIIIFRIFSLTFDQLTTSENFRKDNIVHKQPDILDRNGVVIATNVPTTSLYIDATKVKNPESIAAQLCSTLHDLEYKNLYRVLTSEKKFAWIKRHLTPKELLAIKNAGVPGVNFDDDIKRIYPHSNLFSHVLGYTDIDGNGIAGVEAYISKNNEQEKPIILSLDTRVQSIVHEELTKAVSRYQALGGVGIVLNVRNSEVISMVSLPDFNPNLQNKAEDVQKFNRASLGVYEMGSVLKYFTIAAALDANATKTSDLYDVSTPITIGKYKIQDFHKSKIPKITVQDIFVKSSNIGAAKIAVKLGIEKQVEYFKAMKLFSPLKIEIPEKSTPIIPDKWSETTLITASYGYGIAVTPIHLAQTAAALINNGIFHNATLILNKRSIGEQIISRRTSREMRKLLRAAVTDGTGRKAKIKAYSIGGKTGSAEKVVDGKYSKDANIASFIGVLTMLDPRYIVLIAIDEPQGMHHTGGIIAAPIVKNIINRIAPILNVTPEM, from the coding sequence ATGCAAGCATTACTTAAAAATAAGCTCCGCTCACTGTGTTTTATAGTACCATTATTTATATTTTATATAATAATTATTTTTCGCATATTCTCTTTAACATTTGATCAACTTACTACTTCAGAAAATTTTAGAAAAGATAATATAGTACATAAACAACCTGATATTTTAGATAGAAATGGAGTGGTAATAGCAACAAATGTGCCCACAACATCACTATATATAGATGCAACCAAAGTAAAGAATCCGGAAAGTATAGCAGCACAACTGTGTTCTACTTTGCATGACCTCGAATACAAGAACTTATATAGAGTACTTACTTCAGAAAAGAAATTTGCTTGGATAAAGCGGCACTTGACTCCAAAAGAATTACTAGCGATCAAAAACGCTGGTGTACCAGGAGTAAATTTTGATGACGACATAAAGCGTATATATCCTCACAGTAATTTATTTTCACACGTGCTTGGTTACACTGACATAGATGGCAATGGTATTGCAGGAGTTGAGGCGTATATAAGTAAAAACAATGAGCAAGAAAAGCCCATAATACTATCCTTAGATACACGAGTGCAAAGCATAGTGCATGAAGAGCTAACTAAAGCTGTAAGCAGATATCAGGCACTTGGCGGAGTAGGAATTGTTTTAAATGTGAGAAATAGTGAAGTTATCTCGATGGTCAGCCTACCTGATTTTAATCCCAACTTACAGAATAAGGCAGAAGACGTACAAAAGTTTAATCGCGCCAGTCTTGGGGTATATGAGATGGGGTCGGTATTAAAATACTTTACAATAGCCGCAGCGCTTGATGCGAACGCTACAAAAACTAGCGATTTATATGACGTATCAACACCAATCACCATCGGAAAGTATAAAATTCAGGATTTTCATAAATCTAAAATTCCAAAAATTACTGTGCAAGATATATTTGTAAAATCATCCAACATTGGTGCAGCAAAAATTGCAGTCAAACTAGGTATTGAAAAACAGGTAGAATACTTTAAAGCTATGAAGCTATTTTCTCCTTTGAAAATAGAAATACCAGAAAAATCCACACCGATAATCCCGGATAAATGGAGTGAAACCACTTTAATAACAGCATCTTATGGTTATGGCATAGCTGTAACTCCTATACATCTTGCACAAACTGCAGCAGCATTAATCAACAATGGGATATTTCATAACGCAACCTTGATATTGAATAAAAGAAGTATAGGAGAGCAAATTATCTCAAGAAGAACTTCCAGGGAAATGAGAAAATTATTACGTGCAGCAGTAACAGATGGCACTGGCAGAAAAGCAAAAATAAAGGCATATTCAATAGGAGGAAAAACTGGATCGGCGGAAAAAGTTGTAGATGGTAAATATAGCAAAGATGCAAACATAGCATCATTTATAGGAGTGCTAACTATGCTTGACCCAAGGTACATAGTGCTAATTGCTATTGATGAGCCTCAAGGGATGCACCATACCGGGGGAATAATTGCTGCGCCTATAGTAAAGAACATTATAAATAGAATAGCGCCTATACTAAATGTTACACCTGAGATGTAA